A genomic segment from Clostridia bacterium encodes:
- a CDS encoding M23 family metallopeptidase, translated as MPRLWEPRERYSPRNWSPRVKRKISGHKWKMLKQALASLLIFLFIWSILGWQASFLIPVQQKIRDWFTKDYDPEPVIKFFSQVVFWGDTLDRAAFEVSAPSEITEPLTIPVSGQIAKPFGWLVQSDESRVFHEGITIMAKEGTPVKAALGGSVSRIGHDEELGRYLIICSEGGLLVRYAYCKEILVNLNDEVKEGEVIARVGQSGSADFPQLFFSISVKGQPMDPTKFFMPTASRL; from the coding sequence ATGCCTAGACTATGGGAACCGCGGGAACGTTATTCTCCCCGCAACTGGTCCCCGCGGGTTAAAAGAAAAATTTCCGGACATAAGTGGAAAATGCTTAAACAAGCCTTAGCCTCACTCCTAATTTTTTTGTTTATTTGGAGTATTTTGGGTTGGCAGGCTTCTTTTCTAATTCCTGTACAGCAAAAAATTAGGGATTGGTTTACTAAAGATTACGATCCTGAGCCAGTAATTAAGTTTTTTAGTCAAGTAGTTTTTTGGGGTGATACGTTGGATCGGGCGGCATTTGAAGTTTCGGCTCCTAGTGAAATAACCGAACCTTTAACCATACCTGTTTCTGGACAAATTGCCAAACCTTTTGGTTGGTTGGTTCAGTCAGATGAATCACGCGTTTTTCACGAGGGAATTACTATTATGGCTAAAGAAGGTACTCCTGTGAAGGCTGCTTTGGGGGGTAGTGTGTCCCGTATCGGCCATGATGAGGAATTGGGGCGCTATTTAATTATTTGTAGTGAAGGTGGTCTGCTTGTTCGTTATGCTTATTGTAAGGAGATTTTGGTAAACCTAAATGATGAAGTAAAGGAGGGTGAAGTAATTGCTCGTGTAGGTCAAAGTGGTTCTGCTGATTTCCCACAATTGTTTTTTAGTATTTCTGTAAAAGGTCAGCCCATGGATCCCACAAAATTTTTTATGCCTACTGCCAGCCGCCTTTAA
- a CDS encoding dihydropteroate synthase produces the protein MADFLNSLYKQVLLSDGALGTMLTQKGLSPGKSPELWMLENPLPLKEIHRDYLKAGAQVIQTNTFGANRLKLEEYNAGERVSEINLTAAKIAREIVGQQAFIAGMVGPTGHFPASLGTYTWQELVLVFREQVEALAAGGVDLILLETFADLGEIRAALFAAKNYTTLPVACSLTYTNGHTLTGTPPDIAAIVLEAMGADLIGANCSTGPRELLPIIKTYRQATSLPLLVEPNAGMPQFINGQTVYQDTPEQMAAFVEPFLQEGVRFIGACCGSTPAHIEAIGKQIKTISLPPKKEEQLTYLTSRSKLVTLGSTTLPRLIGERINPTARKSIAQALQENKWSIILDEAFQQNEQGADLLDLNVGLPGANEAELLVQGVRQLQMTLDIPLILDSTNPEALERGLQEYQGKTLINSVNGTPESLDTLLPLAKKYGASVLGLTLDENGIPAKAEERFLIAKKIVNRALEIGLCRTDILIDCLVLTAATEGRECLETLKTIRLVKKHLKVNCILGLSNVSHGLPQRSWLNHTFLAMALEAGLDAAIANPADTNIQAVLAAGALLTGRDKSAQNYLMVAGKNTSLETAASQDPIKNLQAQILQGKNDKLIPLLKKLLKTLDPLTIIEQGVIPPLEKIGDLFANNQVFLPQLLLTSEAAKIAFTHLQAQLPPKSLKNKGTIILGTVKGDIHDIGKNIVKALLENHGYRIIDLGKNVPTEKFIETAHRENADIIGLSALMTTTMVEMEAVIKAVHCQKLKVKVLVGGAVVTAEYARQIGAHGYARDAGEAVHVVAKLLKE, from the coding sequence TTGGCAGATTTTTTAAACAGCCTTTATAAACAAGTACTTTTAAGTGATGGAGCACTAGGGACCATGTTAACCCAAAAAGGTCTATCTCCGGGAAAAAGTCCGGAATTATGGATGTTAGAGAATCCCCTACCATTAAAAGAAATTCATCGGGACTACCTAAAAGCAGGTGCCCAGGTTATTCAAACCAATACATTTGGGGCTAATCGTTTAAAACTAGAAGAATATAATGCCGGAGAACGAGTAAGTGAAATAAATCTTACCGCAGCAAAAATTGCCCGCGAAATAGTAGGCCAACAAGCCTTTATAGCCGGAATGGTTGGACCTACAGGCCATTTTCCAGCATCACTAGGCACCTATACTTGGCAGGAATTAGTCTTAGTTTTCCGTGAACAAGTGGAAGCTTTAGCTGCCGGAGGTGTAGATTTAATTCTGCTGGAAACCTTTGCTGATTTGGGGGAAATTAGAGCTGCCCTTTTTGCAGCCAAAAACTATACTACTCTACCGGTAGCCTGTTCTCTTACTTATACTAATGGTCATACTCTTACAGGTACCCCCCCAGATATTGCCGCCATAGTTTTGGAAGCCATGGGGGCAGACCTGATCGGAGCCAATTGTTCTACTGGTCCCCGCGAACTCCTACCCATAATTAAAACTTATCGCCAAGCTACCTCTCTTCCCCTATTAGTTGAACCCAATGCCGGGATGCCGCAATTTATTAATGGTCAAACCGTTTACCAAGATACACCAGAACAAATGGCAGCTTTTGTAGAGCCCTTTTTACAAGAGGGGGTTCGCTTTATCGGAGCCTGTTGTGGTAGTACTCCTGCACATATTGAAGCCATAGGTAAACAAATCAAAACAATTTCTTTACCGCCAAAAAAAGAAGAACAATTAACCTATTTAACCAGCCGCAGTAAATTAGTTACCCTCGGCAGCACTACTCTACCTCGTTTAATAGGTGAACGAATTAATCCCACGGCCCGTAAAAGTATTGCTCAAGCTTTACAGGAAAATAAATGGAGTATAATTTTGGATGAGGCCTTTCAGCAAAATGAACAAGGTGCAGATCTTTTGGATTTGAATGTGGGTTTACCTGGTGCCAATGAAGCCGAATTATTAGTACAAGGGGTCAGACAGCTACAAATGACTTTAGATATACCCCTCATTCTTGATAGTACTAATCCAGAAGCACTTGAAAGAGGCTTACAAGAATATCAGGGAAAAACACTGATTAATTCTGTTAATGGTACCCCAGAAAGTTTAGATACACTATTACCTCTAGCCAAAAAATATGGGGCAAGTGTTTTAGGCCTAACTTTAGATGAAAACGGCATTCCTGCCAAAGCAGAAGAGCGTTTCCTGATAGCTAAAAAAATTGTTAACAGAGCACTAGAAATAGGTCTGTGCCGTACCGACATTCTTATTGACTGTTTAGTACTTACCGCTGCCACAGAAGGCCGCGAATGTTTGGAAACTCTTAAAACAATCCGTTTGGTTAAAAAACACCTTAAAGTTAACTGTATTTTAGGTTTAAGTAATGTATCCCATGGCTTACCACAGCGTTCCTGGCTAAACCATACATTTTTAGCCATGGCTTTAGAAGCTGGCCTAGATGCCGCAATCGCTAATCCCGCTGATACCAATATTCAAGCTGTTTTAGCAGCTGGAGCCCTTCTAACTGGTCGTGACAAAAGTGCCCAAAACTATTTAATGGTTGCCGGAAAAAATACGTCCTTGGAAACAGCTGCCAGTCAAGACCCGATAAAAAATCTGCAAGCACAAATCCTGCAGGGGAAAAATGATAAGCTTATCCCTTTACTAAAAAAACTTTTAAAAACACTAGATCCTTTAACTATTATCGAACAAGGGGTAATTCCCCCCTTGGAAAAAATCGGGGATCTTTTCGCAAATAACCAAGTCTTTCTACCACAACTATTATTAACAAGTGAGGCCGCAAAAATTGCTTTTACTCATTTACAAGCCCAACTACCTCCCAAAAGTCTCAAAAACAAAGGCACCATTATACTTGGTACCGTAAAAGGCGATATTCATGATATTGGGAAAAATATAGTTAAGGCCTTACTAGAAAATCACGGTTATCGAATTATTGATTTGGGTAAAAATGTACCCACCGAAAAATTTATAGAAACTGCCCACCGCGAAAATGCCGACATAATTGGCTTAAGTGCTTTAATGACTACCACAATGGTAGAAATGGAAGCAGTAATTAAGGCCGTTCACTGCCAAAAATTAAAAGTCAAAGTTCTAGTCGGCGGAGCCGTAGTTACTGCAGAATATGCCCGGCAAATCGGAGCCCACGGCTATGCTCGCGATGCCGGTGAAGCCGTACATGTAGTGGCCAAACTGCTAAAGGAGTAA
- the pckA gene encoding phosphoenolpyruvate carboxykinase (ATP), translating to MQNWRVLILILKQKEIKKVLEQTKVHFNLPQPQLLEAAIKHGEGIFTDRGALRVTTGKYTGRSPYDKFFVEDETINQEIAWGKINNRFSAEHFSQLYNDLLAYLQNKELYVFDGFGGADPKYRLNLRFVNELAWQNIFARHLFIRPTEGELANFAPDYYVIAAPNFQADPKKHGTNSEAAVVLNITEKIILIVGTSYAGEIKKSVFTLMNYLLPLQDILSMHCSANVGTENNPALFFGLSGTGKTTLSTDPDRRLVGDDQHGWSNDGIFNIEGGCYAKCIGLNPKHEPQIYDALRFGAVLENVILDKKTRQVDFDDASLTENTRAAYPMEYIPASVIPSITGHPQVIFFLTADAFGVLPPVAILDQNQAMYHFLSGYTSKLAGTERGIKEPEATFSACFGAPFLPLSPIKYAQLFGKKIAQHHTRVYLINTGWTGGPYGVGERFPIPYTRALIDAALNGVLEKLPTRLDPLFGFRVPLSCPHVPQEIFTPEKTWPQPEKYQAQARKLVANFEKNFAQFTDLPAEIKAAAPRV from the coding sequence ATGCAAAATTGGAGGGTATTGATCTTGATATTAAAACAAAAGGAAATTAAAAAGGTTTTAGAACAAACCAAAGTACATTTTAACCTTCCCCAACCACAACTGCTTGAAGCAGCGATTAAACATGGTGAAGGTATCTTTACAGATAGGGGGGCCCTACGAGTTACCACTGGTAAATATACCGGGCGTTCTCCCTATGATAAATTTTTCGTAGAAGACGAAACAATTAATCAAGAAATTGCTTGGGGGAAAATAAACAATCGGTTTTCCGCGGAACATTTTTCACAACTTTATAATGATCTTTTAGCTTATCTGCAAAACAAGGAACTTTATGTTTTTGATGGATTTGGTGGTGCAGATCCAAAATATCGCTTAAACTTACGTTTTGTGAACGAATTAGCCTGGCAAAATATTTTTGCTCGTCATCTTTTCATTCGTCCCACAGAAGGAGAATTAGCTAATTTTGCACCTGATTACTATGTTATTGCTGCTCCTAATTTTCAGGCAGATCCCAAAAAGCACGGTACCAATTCCGAAGCAGCGGTAGTTTTAAATATAACCGAAAAAATTATTTTAATTGTGGGTACTTCTTATGCTGGTGAAATTAAAAAATCTGTATTTACACTAATGAATTATCTGCTGCCTTTACAGGACATTCTTTCCATGCATTGTTCAGCTAATGTAGGTACCGAAAATAATCCAGCCTTATTTTTTGGTTTATCAGGTACAGGTAAAACAACCCTTTCCACAGATCCAGATAGACGCTTGGTAGGAGATGATCAACATGGTTGGTCAAATGATGGTATTTTCAATATTGAAGGTGGTTGTTATGCTAAATGTATTGGACTTAATCCCAAACATGAACCACAAATTTACGATGCCTTACGCTTCGGAGCAGTTTTAGAAAATGTTATCCTGGATAAAAAAACACGTCAGGTAGATTTTGATGATGCTTCACTTACCGAAAACACTCGGGCCGCTTATCCCATGGAATACATACCGGCCTCGGTAATTCCTAGTATCACCGGACATCCACAAGTAATTTTCTTTTTAACCGCCGATGCTTTTGGTGTACTGCCACCAGTAGCCATTTTAGACCAAAATCAAGCCATGTATCATTTCCTATCCGGTTATACCAGTAAATTAGCCGGCACGGAAAGAGGAATTAAGGAACCAGAAGCCACGTTTTCCGCTTGTTTTGGGGCTCCTTTCCTACCTCTTTCACCAATAAAATATGCACAATTATTTGGGAAAAAAATAGCTCAACATCATACCCGTGTATATTTAATTAATACCGGCTGGACAGGGGGGCCTTATGGTGTGGGGGAACGCTTCCCTATACCCTATACCCGTGCTTTAATCGATGCAGCCTTAAATGGTGTTTTGGAAAAATTACCTACACGCCTAGATCCTCTTTTTGGATTTAGAGTACCCCTTTCTTGTCCTCATGTACCTCAAGAAATTTTCACCCCGGAAAAAACTTGGCCTCAGCCTGAAAAATATCAAGCACAAGCACGTAAACTAGTAGCCAATTTTGAAAAGAATTTTGCTCAATTTACAGATCTGCCTGCAGAAATAAAAGCAGCTGCTCCCCGTGTATAA
- the nifJ gene encoding pyruvate:ferredoxin (flavodoxin) oxidoreductase: MSREMKTMDGNTAAAYVSYAFTDIAAIYPITPSSSMAELVDEWSAHGRKNIFGQEVNVVAMQSEAGAAGAVHGALSTGALTTTYTASQGLLLMIPNMYKIAGELLPGVFHVSARAVAAHALSIFGDHTDVMACRQTGYALLAEGSVQEVMDLAGVAHLAAIKSRIPFLNFFDGFRTSHEIQKIEVIDYDEFAKLVDWQAVEDFRQRALNPEKPYLKGTAQNPDIYFQAKEAINPYYELVPDIVAHYMQEITKLTGRKYQPFNYYGAPDAKQVIIAMGSVCETIEETVDYLLKQGEKVGVLKVHLYRPFSAKYFFKALPTTVKRIAVLDRTKEPGAIGEPLYLDVRSLFYEHSPAPLIVGGRYGLGSKDTTPAQILAVFDNLKIEKPRDQFTIGIEDDVTFKSLPVKETISTAPAGTTRCKFWGFGSDGTVGANKGAIKIIGDHTDLYAQAYFAYDSKKSGGVTISHLRFGKKPIKSTYLIDEADFIACHKQAYVYQYKVLEGLKPGGTFLLNCNWTPEELAEKLPAEMKQYLAKNNISFYIINAVDIAAEIGLGNRINMIMQAAFFKLSQVIPLKQAINLLKESIVKAYGRKGEKIVAMNQQAVDEGLHALIKVEVPQEWANCPLEPTEAAEDIPKFIKEIAEPINAQQGDKLPVSAFVGREDGSFPLGTTAYEKRGVAVNVPDWLPDNCIQCNQCSYVCPHAAIRPVLLTDEEKEAAPGGFVTKNALGRPLKGLHYRIQVSPYDCTGCGNCVVTCPAKETALVMRPLEELLTQESKNWDYAVKVPAKPGLWNLHSVKGSQFAQPLLEFSGACAGCGETPYVKLLTQLFGDRLVIANATGCSSIWGGSAPSIPYCKNEKGQGPAWANSLFEDNAEYGYGMTLGAKHIRRKIADLMTTALKEDLPTDLKSAFEKWLAAKDQGTASREATDTLRPLLSKYEDLEIIQEIIAKQDFLVKPSNWVIGGDGWAYDIGFGGLDHVLASGEDINVLVLDTEVYSNTGGQSSKATPTGAVAKFAAAGKRTKKKDLGLIATTYGYIYVAQVAMGANQNQLIKALVEAEAYPGPSLVIAYAPCINHGIRKGMQYSQQEAKKAVESGYWPLYRYNPELKEANKNPFILDSKEPSVDFQDFISGEVRYTALQKTFPDVADKLFAQAEKDAQARLATYKRLAESE, from the coding sequence ATGAGTAGAGAAATGAAAACCATGGATGGTAATACAGCTGCAGCCTATGTATCATACGCATTTACCGACATAGCAGCTATTTACCCAATCACACCATCATCTTCAATGGCAGAATTGGTTGATGAATGGAGTGCACATGGCCGAAAAAATATTTTTGGTCAAGAAGTCAATGTTGTAGCTATGCAATCCGAGGCAGGTGCTGCCGGTGCTGTACATGGTGCCCTTTCCACAGGTGCCTTAACTACAACTTATACTGCCTCACAAGGTCTGCTGTTAATGATCCCCAATATGTACAAAATTGCTGGGGAATTATTACCAGGAGTATTTCATGTTAGTGCTCGTGCAGTTGCGGCGCATGCTTTGTCCATTTTTGGAGATCATACCGATGTCATGGCCTGCCGTCAAACCGGATATGCCCTTTTAGCTGAAGGTAGTGTACAAGAGGTCATGGATCTGGCAGGAGTAGCCCATTTAGCAGCCATTAAGTCGAGAATACCTTTTCTTAATTTCTTTGATGGTTTTCGCACATCACATGAAATTCAAAAAATCGAGGTTATAGATTATGATGAATTTGCTAAATTAGTTGACTGGCAAGCTGTAGAGGATTTTCGTCAACGTGCCTTAAATCCAGAAAAACCCTATTTAAAGGGCACAGCTCAAAATCCCGATATTTATTTTCAAGCCAAAGAAGCAATCAATCCCTATTATGAACTAGTACCAGATATTGTAGCCCATTATATGCAAGAAATAACCAAACTGACCGGTAGAAAATATCAGCCCTTTAATTATTATGGTGCACCTGATGCCAAACAGGTCATTATTGCTATGGGTTCAGTTTGTGAAACCATTGAAGAAACCGTAGACTATCTTTTAAAACAAGGTGAAAAAGTTGGCGTACTAAAAGTACACCTCTACAGACCTTTTTCCGCTAAATACTTTTTCAAGGCTTTACCCACAACTGTAAAAAGGATTGCAGTTTTGGATCGCACCAAGGAACCAGGGGCAATTGGTGAACCCCTTTACCTGGATGTACGCAGTTTATTCTACGAACATTCCCCAGCCCCTTTAATTGTTGGTGGACGCTATGGTTTAGGTTCCAAAGATACTACACCAGCCCAAATTTTAGCCGTATTTGACAATTTAAAAATTGAAAAACCTCGTGATCAATTTACCATAGGTATTGAAGATGATGTCACCTTTAAGTCCTTACCAGTAAAAGAAACTATCTCTACAGCTCCCGCTGGCACTACACGCTGTAAATTCTGGGGTTTTGGATCTGACGGCACCGTAGGTGCCAATAAAGGTGCCATTAAAATTATCGGTGATCATACCGACCTCTATGCTCAAGCCTATTTTGCCTATGATTCAAAAAAATCCGGGGGAGTAACCATTTCCCATTTGCGTTTTGGCAAGAAACCTATTAAATCAACTTATTTAATTGATGAAGCTGATTTTATCGCTTGTCATAAACAAGCTTATGTTTATCAATATAAAGTATTAGAAGGTTTAAAACCTGGTGGTACCTTTTTGCTCAACTGTAATTGGACACCAGAAGAACTAGCAGAAAAATTACCAGCAGAAATGAAGCAATATTTAGCCAAAAACAACATTTCTTTCTATATAATCAATGCTGTAGATATTGCTGCCGAAATTGGTTTAGGGAATAGAATTAATATGATTATGCAGGCTGCCTTTTTCAAACTATCTCAAGTAATTCCTTTAAAACAGGCTATTAACCTGCTGAAAGAATCAATAGTCAAAGCTTATGGCCGCAAAGGAGAAAAAATTGTGGCCATGAACCAACAAGCGGTTGATGAAGGACTCCATGCTTTAATTAAAGTAGAGGTACCACAAGAATGGGCAAATTGTCCGCTAGAACCCACTGAAGCCGCTGAAGACATTCCCAAATTCATTAAGGAAATCGCCGAACCAATCAATGCACAACAAGGAGATAAATTACCAGTTAGTGCCTTTGTCGGTAGGGAAGATGGTTCTTTCCCCTTAGGTACCACTGCCTATGAAAAACGTGGTGTAGCCGTTAATGTACCTGATTGGCTGCCCGATAATTGTATCCAGTGCAACCAATGTTCTTATGTTTGTCCACATGCTGCCATCAGGCCAGTTTTACTCACCGACGAAGAAAAAGAAGCTGCCCCAGGGGGATTTGTCACTAAAAATGCCCTAGGTAGACCTTTAAAAGGTTTACACTACCGCATACAAGTCAGCCCCTATGATTGTACTGGATGTGGTAATTGTGTGGTAACCTGTCCAGCCAAGGAAACCGCTTTAGTAATGCGTCCCTTAGAAGAGCTGCTTACCCAAGAAAGCAAAAACTGGGATTATGCCGTAAAGGTGCCCGCAAAACCAGGACTCTGGAATTTACACAGTGTTAAAGGCAGTCAATTTGCTCAACCTTTACTTGAGTTTTCCGGGGCTTGTGCTGGTTGTGGGGAAACACCTTATGTTAAATTATTAACACAACTATTTGGTGATCGCTTGGTAATTGCCAATGCTACGGGTTGTTCCTCTATTTGGGGGGGGTCGGCACCAAGTATTCCCTATTGTAAAAATGAAAAAGGTCAAGGACCAGCCTGGGCTAATTCACTTTTTGAAGATAATGCCGAATATGGTTATGGCATGACTTTAGGTGCTAAACACATTCGCCGTAAAATTGCCGATTTAATGACCACTGCTTTAAAAGAAGATTTGCCTACAGATTTAAAATCTGCTTTCGAAAAATGGTTAGCAGCCAAAGATCAAGGTACAGCCTCCCGTGAAGCTACCGACACATTACGCCCACTCTTAAGTAAATATGAGGATCTAGAAATTATACAAGAAATAATTGCTAAACAAGATTTCCTAGTCAAACCTTCCAATTGGGTAATTGGTGGAGACGGTTGGGCCTATGATATTGGTTTTGGTGGTTTAGATCATGTTTTAGCTTCTGGTGAAGATATTAATGTTCTAGTCTTGGATACCGAGGTTTATTCCAATACCGGAGGGCAATCTTCAAAAGCTACCCCCACTGGTGCTGTGGCCAAATTTGCCGCAGCGGGTAAAAGAACCAAGAAAAAAGATCTTGGCTTAATTGCCACCACCTATGGCTATATTTATGTAGCCCAAGTAGCCATGGGAGCAAATCAAAATCAATTAATTAAAGCCCTAGTAGAGGCCGAAGCCTACCCAGGACCCTCCTTGGTAATAGCTTATGCACCCTGTATTAATCATGGTATTAGAAAAGGAATGCAATATTCACAGCAAGAGGCTAAAAAAGCCGTTGAATCAGGCTACTGGCCACTTTATCGCTACAACCCAGAACTTAAGGAAGCCAACAAGAATCCCTTTATCCTAGATTCAAAAGAACCATCTGTTGATTTCCAAGATTTCATTTCTGGTGAAGTACGTTATACTGCTCTACAAAAAACATTCCCAGATGTCGCTGATAAGCTATTTGCCCAAGCTGAAAAAGATGCCCAAGCAAGATTAGCCACTTATAAACGTCTAGCGGAATCTGAATAA
- a CDS encoding SufD family Fe-S cluster assembly protein — protein sequence MEKKLLAEIVNLHTMPQGAYNFRKNGQPFSGHSTANIIIQPKTEKSGIDIFVKANTRGESVHLPVIITEEGLTDLVYNTFYIGENAEVLIVAGCGIHNPGERKSAHNGIHHFIVGQGARVRYVEKHYGSGSGGRILNPQTILELSAEAHVDLEMVQMRGVDSTKRETKAVLASKAHLLITERLLTHEQQVAESEMKVDLKGVDSSVKIISRSVAQDKSKQVFYPQVAGFNKCQGYVQCDAIIMDQAIVRAIPEITAYHTQAELIHEAAIGRIAGEQIIKLMTLGLSAEEAEETILEGFMN from the coding sequence ATGGAAAAAAAATTATTAGCAGAGATAGTTAACCTGCATACTATGCCTCAAGGGGCTTATAATTTTAGAAAAAATGGTCAACCTTTTTCGGGTCATTCTACAGCCAATATTATTATTCAACCCAAAACTGAAAAATCTGGTATCGATATTTTTGTGAAGGCTAATACACGGGGTGAAAGTGTTCATTTGCCGGTTATCATCACCGAAGAGGGTTTAACTGATTTGGTTTATAATACTTTTTATATTGGGGAAAATGCTGAAGTTTTAATTGTAGCTGGTTGTGGAATCCATAATCCAGGTGAGCGAAAATCTGCCCATAATGGTATTCATCATTTTATTGTGGGCCAAGGTGCTAGGGTACGCTATGTAGAAAAACATTATGGTTCTGGTAGCGGGGGACGTATTTTAAATCCGCAAACTATTTTAGAATTATCTGCAGAGGCTCATGTTGATTTGGAAATGGTACAAATGCGGGGAGTAGATTCAACCAAAAGGGAGACCAAGGCAGTATTAGCTTCTAAAGCCCATTTGCTTATTACGGAAAGATTGTTAACTCATGAACAACAAGTAGCTGAATCGGAAATGAAAGTAGATTTAAAAGGTGTGGATTCTTCCGTGAAAATTATTTCTCGCTCGGTAGCCCAAGATAAATCTAAACAAGTTTTTTACCCGCAGGTAGCTGGTTTTAATAAATGTCAAGGTTATGTTCAGTGTGATGCTATTATTATGGATCAAGCTATTGTGAGAGCAATTCCGGAAATTACGGCTTATCATACTCAAGCTGAATTGATTCATGAGGCAGCTATCGGACGCATAGCCGGTGAACAAATTATTAAATTGATGACTTTGGGACTTTCGGCTGAAGAAGCTGAGGAAACAATTTTGGAAGGTTTTATGAATTAA
- a CDS encoding ATP-binding cassette domain-containing protein: MLQLKNINYILENEQGSLPILQDINLTLKRGKLYVITGPNGSGKSSLAKLIMGIYQPTSGQIFWQGEKITSLGITERARLGIGYAFQQPPRFKGITIGELLNLSSKQNCGGFSCNYLFDVGLCPKDYMRREVNADLSGGELKRVEIASLLSRQCQLAIFDEPEAGIDLWSFERLAAIFKKMKQKKDVSIVIISHQERILQLADEIILLTAGKIEEQGGRDELLDKLALWYTCRQDCGERIGE; this comes from the coding sequence ATGTTGCAGTTAAAAAATATTAATTATATTTTAGAAAATGAACAGGGTTCCCTGCCGATTTTACAGGATATTAATTTGACACTAAAAAGAGGAAAATTATATGTAATTACTGGTCCTAATGGTAGTGGGAAATCTTCATTGGCAAAATTAATTATGGGTATTTATCAACCTACTAGTGGGCAAATTTTTTGGCAAGGAGAGAAAATTACTTCTTTAGGTATCACTGAACGGGCTCGTTTGGGAATTGGGTATGCTTTTCAGCAGCCGCCTCGTTTTAAAGGGATTACCATTGGGGAGTTGTTAAATTTATCAAGTAAACAAAATTGCGGGGGTTTTAGTTGTAACTATTTATTTGATGTCGGGCTCTGTCCTAAAGATTATATGAGACGGGAAGTAAATGCCGATCTTTCTGGTGGTGAACTTAAACGTGTGGAAATAGCTTCTCTTTTAAGTCGGCAGTGTCAACTCGCTATTTTCGATGAACCAGAAGCTGGTATTGATCTATGGAGTTTTGAACGTCTTGCTGCTATTTTCAAGAAAATGAAACAAAAAAAGGATGTCAGTATAGTTATTATTTCGCATCAGGAAAGAATTTTACAATTAGCTGATGAAATAATACTTTTAACTGCTGGCAAAATTGAGGAACAGGGCGGTAGGGATGAACTTTTGGACAAATTGGCACTTTGGTATACTTGTCGGCAAGATTGTGGTGAAAGGATTGGGGAATAA
- a CDS encoding ZIP family metal transporter yields MVFISIYLLSLIAGLLTGVGALITIIIKKPDNKMVAFFLGFASGVMLGISMFSLIPESLALGKVTYCLSGLIVGALFLAFLEYLLPYFYKNEGVDDPYRKIGYLIALGIGVHNLPEGMAIGASNEVSLQLGFSMALSIGIHNIAEGFSVALPLSLSPEIRKSRIVLITTLAGLVTLLGTFLGTLMANISLFFIAFSLSFAAGAMIYIVAVELLPQSYRLDNFSTNAGLVVGIALALLLG; encoded by the coding sequence GTGGTTTTTATTTCTATTTATTTGTTAAGCTTAATTGCCGGATTGTTAACTGGGGTTGGGGCTCTAATTACAATAATAATTAAAAAACCAGATAATAAGATGGTAGCTTTTTTTTTAGGATTTGCTTCTGGGGTCATGTTAGGTATTTCCATGTTTAGTTTAATTCCTGAAAGTTTAGCCTTGGGAAAGGTAACTTACTGTTTAAGTGGTTTAATTGTCGGAGCTTTATTTTTGGCTTTCTTGGAATATTTGCTGCCTTATTTTTATAAAAATGAAGGGGTTGATGATCCTTATCGTAAGATTGGCTATTTAATTGCTTTGGGGATTGGGGTGCATAATTTACCTGAAGGCATGGCTATTGGGGCCAGTAATGAAGTTTCGCTGCAGTTGGGTTTTTCCATGGCTCTTTCCATCGGGATTCATAATATTGCGGAAGGTTTTAGTGTGGCTTTACCCCTTTCTTTAAGTCCGGAAATTCGTAAATCACGTATTGTTTTAATTACAACTTTAGCCGGTTTAGTTACTCTTTTGGGAACTTTTCTAGGGACTTTGATGGCCAATATTTCCTTGTTTTTTATAGCTTTTTCTTTGTCTTTTGCCGCCGGGGCAATGATTTATATTGTAGCAGTTGAACTTTTGCCGCAAAGTTATCGTTTGGATAATTTCAGTACTAATGCCGGTTTAGTGGTTGGTATTGCTTTAGCCTTGTTATTGGGTTAG